From Myxocyprinus asiaticus isolate MX2 ecotype Aquarium Trade chromosome 25, UBuf_Myxa_2, whole genome shotgun sequence, one genomic window encodes:
- the LOC127416291 gene encoding tyrosine-protein kinase Blk-like isoform X1 — translation MLRPHKMMGCACSDQKHRKDSKNSANSNTSHLSREHKKQNNNQDEDIAIAQYDFQPASGSDLQIRKGDRLKIIKETGEWWLVKSLVTGYEGHIPSAYVARAETLEVERWFFKNMSRRDTERLLLAPGNMPGSFLVRESETTKGAFSLSIRDSTPEQGDVVKHYKIRALDNGGFYISPSTSFSSLQELVKFYSRTADGLCQRLGSPCKTAAPQRPWAQDEWEIPRETLKMVKKLGAGQFGEVWMGFYKNSQKVAVKTLKEGTMEPEAFLQEANLMKQLQHERLVKLHAVVTKEPILIVTEFMANGSLLDFLKTEDGHKLRLPKLIDMTAQIAEGMAYIERKNYIHRDLRAANILVSETLHCKIADFGLARIIESEYTAQEGAKFPIKWTAPEAINFGTFTIKSDVWSFGILLTEIVTYGRVPYPGMTNPEVIRYLDSNYRMPCPDGCPGELYDIMLKCWNERPEDRPTFDHLQDILNDYFIATEGQYEMHP, via the exons ATGCTGAGGCCACACAAGAT GATGGGTTGTGCTTGTAGTGACCAGAAACATCGCAAAGACTCAAAAAATTCTGCAAACTCTAACACGTCTCAT TTATCAAGAGAGCACAAGAAGCAAAACAACAATcaag atGAAGACATTGCTATTGCTCAATATGACTTCCAGCCTGCTAGTGGCAGTGATCTTCAAATCAGAAAAGGAGACAGACTCAAGATTATTAAGGA aactggGGAATGGTGGTTGGTGAAGTCTTTGGTCACAGGTTATGAGGGACATATTCCAAGTGCATATGTGGCAAGAGCAGAAACATTGGAGGTGGAGAG ATGGTTTTTCAAGAACATGAGCCGCAGAGACACAGAGCGTCTTCTTCTGGCCCCAGGAAATATGCCTGGTTCATTTCTTGTGCGGGAAAGTGAAACAACCAAAG GTGCTTTCTCTCTGTCTATTAGAGATTCCACACCagagcaaggtgatgttgtcaaGCACTATAAGATCCGTGCCCTTGATAATGGAGGTTTCTACATCTCTCCATCCACATCCTTTTCTTCTCTACAGGAACTAGTGAAGTTTTACTCCA GGACAGCAGATGGTCTGTGCCAGAGGCTAGGAAGTCCCTGTAAGACTGCTGCCCCTCAGAGACCCTGGGCTCAAGATGAGTGGGAGATACCCAGGGAGACTCTGAAGATGGTGAAAAAACTAGGTGCTGGCCAGTTTGGAGAAGTGTGGATGG GATTCTATAAAAACAGCCAGAAAGTGGCCGTTAAGACTTTGAAGGAAGGCACCATGGAGCCAGAGGCTTTCCTACAGGAGGCTAATCTGATGAAGCAGCTCCAGCATGAGAGACTGGTGAAATTACATGCTGTGGTCACCAAGGAGCCCATCCTCATTGTCACAGAATTCATGGCAAATG gaaGCTTGTTAGACTTTCTAAAGACAGAGGATGGCCATAAATTAAGACTTCCCAAGCTGATTGATATGACTGCTCAA ATTGCAGAGGGCATGGCTTACATAGAAAGGAAAAACTACATTCATAGAGACCTGCGTGCCGCTAATATTCTAGTCTCTGAGACTCTGCACTGCAAAATAGCAGACTTTGGCCTTGCCAGGATCATAGAATCTGAATACACTGCACAAGAAG GTGCAAAATTCCCTATTAAGTGGACAGCTCCTGAGGCCATTAACTTTGGCACTTTCACCATTAAGTCAGATGTGTGGTCTTTTGGAATTCTTCTGACAGAGATTGTCACATATGGCAGAGTACCTTATCCAG GCATGACGAATCCAGAAGTGATCCGTTACCTTGACAGTAACTATAGGATGCCATGTCCTGATGGCTGCCCAGGAGAGCTCTACGACATCATGCTAAAGTGCTGGAACGAAAGGCCAGAGGACAGACCCACCTTTGACCACCTACAGGACATACTCAATGACTACTTCATTGCCACTGAGGGCCAGTACGAGATGCACCCATAG
- the LOC127416291 gene encoding tyrosine-protein kinase Blk-like isoform X2, which yields MGCACSDQKHRKDSKNSANSNTSHLSREHKKQNNNQDEDIAIAQYDFQPASGSDLQIRKGDRLKIIKETGEWWLVKSLVTGYEGHIPSAYVARAETLEVERWFFKNMSRRDTERLLLAPGNMPGSFLVRESETTKGAFSLSIRDSTPEQGDVVKHYKIRALDNGGFYISPSTSFSSLQELVKFYSRTADGLCQRLGSPCKTAAPQRPWAQDEWEIPRETLKMVKKLGAGQFGEVWMGFYKNSQKVAVKTLKEGTMEPEAFLQEANLMKQLQHERLVKLHAVVTKEPILIVTEFMANGSLLDFLKTEDGHKLRLPKLIDMTAQIAEGMAYIERKNYIHRDLRAANILVSETLHCKIADFGLARIIESEYTAQEGAKFPIKWTAPEAINFGTFTIKSDVWSFGILLTEIVTYGRVPYPGMTNPEVIRYLDSNYRMPCPDGCPGELYDIMLKCWNERPEDRPTFDHLQDILNDYFIATEGQYEMHP from the exons ATGGGTTGTGCTTGTAGTGACCAGAAACATCGCAAAGACTCAAAAAATTCTGCAAACTCTAACACGTCTCAT TTATCAAGAGAGCACAAGAAGCAAAACAACAATcaag atGAAGACATTGCTATTGCTCAATATGACTTCCAGCCTGCTAGTGGCAGTGATCTTCAAATCAGAAAAGGAGACAGACTCAAGATTATTAAGGA aactggGGAATGGTGGTTGGTGAAGTCTTTGGTCACAGGTTATGAGGGACATATTCCAAGTGCATATGTGGCAAGAGCAGAAACATTGGAGGTGGAGAG ATGGTTTTTCAAGAACATGAGCCGCAGAGACACAGAGCGTCTTCTTCTGGCCCCAGGAAATATGCCTGGTTCATTTCTTGTGCGGGAAAGTGAAACAACCAAAG GTGCTTTCTCTCTGTCTATTAGAGATTCCACACCagagcaaggtgatgttgtcaaGCACTATAAGATCCGTGCCCTTGATAATGGAGGTTTCTACATCTCTCCATCCACATCCTTTTCTTCTCTACAGGAACTAGTGAAGTTTTACTCCA GGACAGCAGATGGTCTGTGCCAGAGGCTAGGAAGTCCCTGTAAGACTGCTGCCCCTCAGAGACCCTGGGCTCAAGATGAGTGGGAGATACCCAGGGAGACTCTGAAGATGGTGAAAAAACTAGGTGCTGGCCAGTTTGGAGAAGTGTGGATGG GATTCTATAAAAACAGCCAGAAAGTGGCCGTTAAGACTTTGAAGGAAGGCACCATGGAGCCAGAGGCTTTCCTACAGGAGGCTAATCTGATGAAGCAGCTCCAGCATGAGAGACTGGTGAAATTACATGCTGTGGTCACCAAGGAGCCCATCCTCATTGTCACAGAATTCATGGCAAATG gaaGCTTGTTAGACTTTCTAAAGACAGAGGATGGCCATAAATTAAGACTTCCCAAGCTGATTGATATGACTGCTCAA ATTGCAGAGGGCATGGCTTACATAGAAAGGAAAAACTACATTCATAGAGACCTGCGTGCCGCTAATATTCTAGTCTCTGAGACTCTGCACTGCAAAATAGCAGACTTTGGCCTTGCCAGGATCATAGAATCTGAATACACTGCACAAGAAG GTGCAAAATTCCCTATTAAGTGGACAGCTCCTGAGGCCATTAACTTTGGCACTTTCACCATTAAGTCAGATGTGTGGTCTTTTGGAATTCTTCTGACAGAGATTGTCACATATGGCAGAGTACCTTATCCAG GCATGACGAATCCAGAAGTGATCCGTTACCTTGACAGTAACTATAGGATGCCATGTCCTGATGGCTGCCCAGGAGAGCTCTACGACATCATGCTAAAGTGCTGGAACGAAAGGCCAGAGGACAGACCCACCTTTGACCACCTACAGGACATACTCAATGACTACTTCATTGCCACTGAGGGCCAGTACGAGATGCACCCATAG